A single genomic interval of Mustela nigripes isolate SB6536 chromosome 7, MUSNIG.SB6536, whole genome shotgun sequence harbors:
- the MRGBP gene encoding MRG/MORF4L-binding protein — protein sequence MGEAEVGGGGAPGDKGPGEAATSPAEETVVWSPEVEVCLFHAMLGHKPVGVNRHFHMICIRDKFSQNIGRQVPSKVIWDHLSTMYDMQALHESEILPFPNPERNFVLPEEIIHEVREGKVVIEEEMKEEMKEDVDPHNGADDGFSSSGSLGKATEKSSKDKNPSDLGSKEGADKRKRSRVTDKVLTANSNPSSPSAAKRRRT from the exons ATGGGGGAGGCCGAggtgggcggcggcggcgcgccgGGGGACAAGGGGCCGGGGGAGGCGGCCACCAGCCCAGCCGAGGAGACGGTGGTGTGGAGCCCCGAGGTGGAGGTGTGCCTCTTCCACGCCATGCTGGGCCACAAGCCCGTCG GTGTGAACCGACACTTCCACATGATCTGTATTCGGGACAAGTTCAGCCAGAACATTGGTCGGCAGGTCCCATCCAAGGTCATCTGGGACCATCTGAGCACCATGTATGACATGCAGGCGCTG CACGAATCGGAGATTCTTCCATTCCCAAACCCAGAGAGGAATTTTGTCCTTCCTGAAGAAATCATTCATGAAGTCCGAGAAG GAAAAGTGGTCATcgaagaagaaatgaaggaggaaatgaaggaagatgTGGACCCCCACAACGGGGCTGACGATG GTTTTTCGTCTTCAGGAAGCTTGGGGAAAGCAACAGAAAAGTCCAGCAAAGACAAGAACCCTTCGGACTTGGGGTCCAAGGAAGGGGCAGACAAGCGGAAGCGCAGCCGGGTCACCGACAAAGTCCTAACGGCGAACAGCAACCCCTCCAGCCCCAGCGCTGCCAAGCGGCGCCGAACGTAG